The Miscanthus floridulus cultivar M001 chromosome 6, ASM1932011v1, whole genome shotgun sequence genomic interval gtgaagaagtaccgctggctggtttgtgtgagagaaaaatactgttccggctggaaattacgatcgtttacgacaaggcATAGCCAAACGAACAGTGACCTCAGCGTATCCATAGGTCATATACGCTGGCATTTTTCTTCGGTACATAGCTGAACAAGTTTCAGTCTGCAGCGCCGTAAGGGCCAACATCATTCCAGCAAGAAATTTCAGGTTCTGACCTTTTCAATTTGGGTTAGGAAAACGTTCAGTTGAGATTTTCAGAATTCACTACACAGTACTTGTGTGGGCTTTGAACTTCCGGTCCAAAGTATAAAGATATCTGATGACAACAGTGAATATGAAGAACTCGTTTCAACTTTGAAGGTTAAGCTTCCAACTGAAAAAAACAGGGGAAAGGATTCTGAACCTTAAACTTCTAAAAAAAATCATCTGTTTTtacaagcagagaggtggaggaaTGAAGCAGAGAGGGATGGGAGAGTATGATCCGTCAGatcagcggtggcggcggcgtctgATTCGCATGGACGAGATGAGGGCGTCAGCCGTGAGGCGAGAGCGGCGACTGCGCGCCGAACAGGGAAGAAGAACGCTCCAACGGACTTTGGTTGACTAGGGTCAAAAGATTATTCCAATCCAAGAACATCATTATCCTTACACCTCACTAGTAACAGTCTTCTACCATACTGATTTCAGAGTGTGGCCACACGTTAACATTTGTTCCTTTTTGGCATCGCCTCGCCGGCCGAACATCTCACTTTTGCGAAGCCGGCGGCATGTCCCGAAACATGTCCTTGCACGCCGCGGAGTACATGGCGACGAGCTCGTCCCTCCTGGGCAGGCACTGCTTGTGCTTGGGCGTCTCGTGGCCGACGTAGCGCTCCGCCCACCGGCACAGCGCGGGGCACTCCTCGTCGCTGAGCAAGGCCGCCCGCCGACCTCCTCGAAGACGCCAAGCCAGTGAGCCAGCGGTCTGGCGGCCATGTCGACGAGGCCGACGGAGTCGCCGCCGAAGAAGCGCGTGCCCTTGTCCCTGAGCTGCGCTTCCAGAAGCGACAGGCTCCGCTTCGCGTCCGCCAGGAAGCGCCGCAGTGCCTGGGACGACGACTCGCCGTCGGCGTGGGGCAACAGCAACGACATCCAGAACGGCCGTGGGAACGGCAGTGTCGTCCAGATTAAACGTTAAAGATGCCCCTTTTTTAGGCTCTGGAATGTATGGTGATCGATTATGGTATGGCTACTTCATCAATCAGTATCTATGGGCGCCGCCACCAGCGTCTCTGTGACTCTGTTTGGAGTAAATACGAATAACGAATGGGTTCTCATATAGGGATATCGAGAAGAGTCAGAGATGTCGCCGCCGGTGAAGCTCGTCAGCGCCTTCGGCAGCCCGTTCGCGCACCGTGCGGAGGCGGTCCTGCGCCTCAAGAGAGTTCCCTTCGAGCTCCTCCTGGAAGACCTGGAGCACAAGAGCGAGCTGCTGCTCACGCACAACCCCATCCACAAGAGGGTCCCCGTGCTCCTCCACGGCGACCGCGCCGTCCTCGAGTCCCTCGTCATCGTTGAGTACGTCGACGAGGCCTTCGACGGGCCGGCCCTCCTGCCAGCGGACCCCTACGACCGCGCCACGGCTCTGCAGGGGTCAGGGAAGAGGTTGTTCGGCGGCGACTCCATCGGCTACCTGGACCtcgcggcgtgcgggctggcgcACTGGCTCGGCGTCATCGAGGAGTCCACCGGGGTAGGCCTGGTGAGCGACGACGAGTTCCCGGCTCTTCGCCGGTGGGCCAAGGAGTACGCCGCCGACGAGACCGTGGAGCAGTGCCTGCCGGACAGGGACCAGCTTCTCGCCTACTACACTGCTAACAATGATAAGTACAGAATGATGGCCAAAGCGCAAATCCATTTCTACCCTACTAATGCaccaagttttcttcgtttggtCCACCCAGAAAAACGTCCCCCGATGAGATGGTCATCCTAAATGCACCTCAAAAATTATACACACAAAATCAACTACATCCGAATCAACCGCCCAGATCTGTCCTCAatattctctctcattactcacGCACGATCCAATGATCAGCATATATTTGTATGgtattcctcctcccccttcaTGGGTCGTGGAAAAAGGAATATTGACGCGAGAAAAATTGACGCACGAGAAATCCGCGGTCCACGCGTAGTCCGCCTCCGCTCGATCTCCTGCCTCCGCGCCTACGAAGCCTCGCCGCAGCACGTCCGTTTTCTCCGCATACGTTGCTCATCCCTCCTCCATTCCGGTGCTCATCCTTCCTACGTGATTCCCCGCCGCCTCCGTCGCGGGCGCAGGCCGGAGGAACGTCTCCTCGTCCTTTGGATCCAGGGCGGCCACCTCGGCCACACATGACGGCTCCGCCGGCAACTAAGGCCGCCCAGCGCGGCCACAGCCGACCGGCCGGCCGCCCGTCGTAGGCCCCCAGGCCGTTCCCCTGCGGGAACCAGGCTACCGACGCCGCCATGttggtcgtcggagtcggagccgGAATCTGATCGGGAATCGAATCAAACATCACATCTATGGTATGTTACGAACTCCCCGTTCTACACGaattccttttgcttttttcttcgTTTGGATCTTCTGTATAAAACTAGAAGGTGCTATTGGGATTTCATCGCCGAACAGAACAATTACTTGATCTCACCGAGCAGAGAAGCGCCTCGACGAGCAGAACAAGTACCGCCTCGACGAGCAGAACAAGTACCTAATCTCGCCGAGCAGAGAAGCTCCTGATCTTGCCGTACAAATCTCACCTTCAAATTCTGATTTCACCGAGCTTTTGATGAATTATAAGCAGCGTGGAGGGCGGTCGAGAcagtcccgagcacgagagtggtcggaacagtccccgagcacgatggtggtcgggacagtccccgagcacaaggatagtcgcgacagtccccgagcacgagaagatgtgccaaggacgccgcagctaggattgatcgagagatgccaaagggcatggggatggttccaggagttcgtgaaggaggcgggagagtacgcaggcgcacatgtgctaagcatggtacgtgcccaCTACCCCTAATTGATCTCAAGCgtctggaggctggatacccgaaggaggtatatccagacaaggccgaggagctacggatgacccaacTGGACTTGGcggcgaaaataattggcgatattaacctgtgtggaggtgcgacaccacccgtacaaggaacgccgtcaacaagtcagctgggagcgccgTCATCTTCAAgtcaaccggcgaagcctgcggtctcgaccagccaggcatcggcggggccatcttcttcagctcgatcaatgccagagtccccgagacccgagcacgatgtcaggcctagCGAGCAGCGCCAGAGCGAAGGACAGGGGATGTTGCGATGAGGAGGCTCAATGCCTGATGGGCTCTTCTCTATTGGGCCATTGGCATTTGTTCCAGGCCTGACGTAGATATATAAGATGTGTGCAACGATCAGCACGACCACCGACACTCGCGATCAATGCGCGACTTCGAATCAAGGGAGCCCCGCCCATAGTCCTCGTCGGCCCTAGCCGCCGCCAATGGGGACGCTGAGCCCTCGCCCACCCTAGCCGCGACCACCCCCACCTCGAGTCATCGCTAGGTCGTACATCTTCAGGAATTCTTGGCTGACATTTTGACGAGTCCTGCAAACGAATGTTTCAACATCCCTGAAGATGTGCAATAAATGATAAAGGACTTACGCCAAATATAACTTAGGCTACAATATAATAATTGGGTAAAGGTTAAACTACAAAATGGCAAATTGAATGTTTTTATGATTATTTTCTAGATAAAACTATTGCGTTAACACGGACATTATACTAGTTAacgcgttagcacgggcattatactagttaGCGGTAGTTCACGAGAACGCTTCTGAGCAAACGATCCCGCATGCATGCTGGCTGCCCACCGTCCTTCTCCGCACGATCCCGGATGCATGCCGGCCGCCCACCCTCTTTTCCCGCTCACTTTCCCTGTTGTTGACATGTGAcgtaaaaaaataatatttatttcaAATTGCTATATCTATTTTTAATTTCGTTTGCATCTACGTCTTCTACGCGACGAGGTGAACAAAATAGATCTCACTCGTATATGTTTCGAAGAATTTTTTTCTAGTACCAATTTAtgtatcggcctgttcgctgttTGATTTCTAGACTCATAAATTCAACTGTTGCTGAGCCCTGGCTCAACAAGCTGATTAACTTATAACATATATCTCATAACTTATAACTTATGCAACATGTGACATgtctccgccgccgccggtgaaGCTGATCGGCTTCTTCGGTAGCCCGTACGCGTTCCGCGCGGAGGCGGCGCTGTGCCTCAAGGGCGTGGCCTACGAGCTCATCCTGGAGGACCTCTTCGGCACCAAGAGCGACCTGCTGCTCCACCACAACCCCGTCCACAAGAAGGTGCCCGTGCTCCTCCACGGCGACGACAGGGCCATCTCCGAATCCCTCGTCATCGCCGAGTACGTCGACGAGGCCTTCGACGGGCCGCCGCTCCTCCCCGCCGACCCCTACGACCGCGCCACCGCCCGCTTCTGGGCCAACTTCATCGAGAACAAGCTCACCAAGCCCTTCTTCATGGCGATCTGGGTGGAGGAGGGCGACGCGCGGGTGCGGTTCGAGAAGGAGGCCAAGGAGCTCGTGGCGCTGCTGGAGGCGCAGCTCGAGGGGAAGAAGTTCTTCGGCGGTGACAGACCGGGTTACCTCGACGTCGCCGCCTCCGCGCTCGGAACCTGGCGCAGCGTGATCGAGGAGCTCAATGGAGTGACCCTGCTGAGCGAGGACGAGCACCCCAACCTGTGCCGGTGGAGCAGGGACTACTGCGCCTGCGAGGCTCTCAAGCCGTGCATGCCGGATCGGGAGAAGCTGCTCGCCTACTTCACCAAGACTTCGACAGGTACAAGGCGGCCGTCAATGCGACGTTATCGCAGTCGCAGCAGTGAAAAGTCAGTAACTGGGTACATTACTACACGTCGTGTCTGCGCGTGTACGTGGGACACGTATGGCTCGCGGGCTTTTTTTCAGAATAACGTAGATGTGCCCAGTGAAATACGGAGTAGTAGTACTGATGTACTGTAGTTTCGAGTTTTTAATTCTGAAAACCAACAAGTTTTTTTTTGAACGAAACAAACCAACAAGTTATTACTTTTTTTGATTTTGTACCGGAGTACTAGTGAAATTGTATGCAGAGTTCTTGTTTCACcaatgaacaaaaaaaaaagaaatatatgTACTAGACCTTTTTTACCATTATGTAAAAAAAAGATACATATTGAATATGTCAGTCCCCACCCAGAAAAGTAGGGAATTGCTGGCCCCCGGACGTTCGATGGGATACCAAACGGCCCAGCAGAAACGCGCCGCACTCCCAGTACAGTCCTTCACCGTCTGCCTTGTCCCGCCACACACGCATACCCTGCCCCCTCCGTCTCGCCCTGCCCCGTGCGCTCCGCTCCTTCCCCTgaccacctcctctctctctctccacgcggGCGGATGCGAAACCCAGGAGTCGGATGAGGATGAGCACTCCCCGTCCGCAGGACCCAAGGCGCACCGCACGCCCCATCCACCAGCTCGTGCCCCTTCCCCCTGCGCCCGGGCCGTGCCCCCATGACTCTCTGAACATACACCTCTAAAACACGAAACACTGgcaacataaaacacttgaatgcaacatatgtctaaagcAGATgatacatttggaacatacaattgcaacatgtgtgtgaaacaaaaacaatatccagataaaacacttgcaacttgcaaaatAAAAATACTTATTGCAGCATAAGACTAAAACAGTTAAAGCATTTTGAGCATacttgtcggtgcgaaaagtgaccagcacgtaaatatttgtagttttgtcgtacgttgtgatcggatgtggcctagcactcaatgacacagggtttatactggttcaggcaacgtgccctacgtccaatttgagtcagtcggtgactttatttctgagcccaggtgctcgatgtttgttgtggggttacaaacgaatggGAATAAGATGgcgggtgttagaggtccggtcggagtctggactgaagggccgagagtgacgggacctcctacgtgcgctaagtattagaacgtacgctctgtgtagctttagagttctggAGCAGTGAAGCTGTTCTAGTGCTCAGAATgcctaaagctagcagagagagagagtcggaatTGATCGtcctttgttgggagagagcgcatccccttttatagatgaaggggacagccttacaagttcaagagagagagagagagagccctagtcttgttgcccacgtcgtcgggtacaagacagtttgttggcgcccacaatactgttgacgcccagatgcatTTGGCAgcctccatcgtgttcttctggtatggtaaatgtcggcgcctaccatactgtagggcaaatgtcggtgcctacaacactgtttgtgttctgacatgtctggaaggctgcaaagtacccttctggcagttcctgacagtactgtcctgcaggtgtgcagggtacggtcctcggtatttgcgattgacttgagcgccttaccttatttgctccgcctgatttcttgggtcctcaccgagcgggtgtccccagCCGGTCGTTCCTAGTCTAGTCCGACTGCGTCGGTCAGAGAAGagccgtaagcagaggttcggtatatacccggtcggagaagcgggtcggagtcggaagcgagcgtcgtcccctgcttggccaggccttccgatcagagaagcgggtcgaagtcagaagcgagcgtcgtcccctccttagccaggccttccggtcggagactagatcgctcttccggcctgtcgttaggtatctggctcggcccaggagttgcgcatcgTTTGTAATGCCctctgctgggccaagcttttgctgggaagcgagcccattagggaccccgggtttatgaacccgacaatactcttgcaacatatgtgtgaaaacatatgcaacatccaaataagcacacttgcaacatacgtctgaaaaaacataTAAAACTTGGAacgaacgcttgcaacatacgtgtacaaccattgcaacatgtagaacatcatgctctatttttgcaacatccatatgaaacacttgcgacatacctctaaaacatcttaaataattaaaacatactcttgcaacatgcgctttcaacgcaacatctccttgctgctcggAAGAATGGAGGCTCATTAGTGTGTGGTGTTCACTGGATGCAGCGGCGCTTGTAGGCGGCGGGCCGGCGGTAGTGGTTGCATGTCGCAGAAGGGAGGCATCGACCACACAAGCGGCGGGGAGGCTGCGGCCGCACGACTTGGGGAGGGCAGCAGGGCGCCGCACCTAGCAGGGCCGGAAGCCAAGCGCCACGACTCAGAAGCGGCCGCACGCTCTAAAAAAGAACACATAGAACAAATTTAACTAGCTGACGTTCGCTCGGAGCAAACGATTCCACGGTAGTGATCCCCGAGCCTCAGCGTTCATGTAGTTTTTttctctcctttctttcttcctttccttttttattttttcataTTAACCAaaccatttttcttgtatatacTACAAAACAAATTAAGTTGATAAATTTTTTTCAAAACAAATTATATATTGCACAGGATAAGTTGcttatattttttttaaacatGGAACAATGAAAACTTACGTGTACAAGTTATGTTATTAGTAAATTTATTATATAAAAATTGTGTTAGAAACATTATGTGAAGAAATTGTTATGACATATTTATCCATGGATAATTATATTATAAACAAAAGTTAGTTTTAAAGGTTATATCGGTGAGCGAGATCTTCAACAAGTTTGGGTGGTGTTTTAAAAATCGGATTGAGTCCTAATTTTTATGTCTTTGCTTTGTATATGGAGTCTTAACGATTCGTATTACCGTGTGGTGGAGCATGATGTCAGTGCCATGAATTTGTACTAAACGGCTACACTCATTCATTCGTGAATGTTTGGAGACCGAATTTTATATTCCTTAATCCAAAAATATCAAAAAGTTATCGGAAAACATATTTAAGATTTAGTTAAGGAACACAGCCGGGTACCTTTTTTTTTATTAAAGCAGTCAAAACCAAACACATGCATCTAGACAGATGGCATTTGCCTGAGAGCATATCCCGGGCTTGACAGAGCCATCATACGTGACAGCAGTCCTGTCCACTTGTTACAATACTT includes:
- the LOC136461369 gene encoding probable glutathione S-transferase yields the protein MSPPVKLVSAFGSPFAHRAEAVLRLKRVPFELLLEDLEHKSELLLTHNPIHKRVPVLLHGDRAVLESLVIVEYVDEAFDGPALLPADPYDRATALQGSGKRLFGGDSIGYLDLAACGLAHWLGVIEESTGVGLVSDDEFPALRRWAKEYAADETVEQCLPDRDQLLAYYTANNDKYRMMAKAQIHFYPTNAPSFLRLVHPEKRPPMRWSS